In a single window of the Amia ocellicauda isolate fAmiCal2 chromosome 20, fAmiCal2.hap1, whole genome shotgun sequence genome:
- the dusp29 gene encoding dual specificity phosphatase 29, which translates to MSTCGPKPPKKKNAYAPVKVDPDIEYVTPGAFEMERLFWHGGVAYTHVNEVWPNVYIGDEKTALDRYNLEKMGMTHILNAADGKWNVGTGPEYYSDINIDYYGVEAEDIPSFDLSVFFYPAAQFIDHALSKPENKLLVHCVMGRSRSATLFLAYLMIYKEITVVDAINHVIKHRCILPNRGFLKQLRQLDIDLQIERRNRKNGINSNGK; encoded by the exons ATGAGTACCTGCGGCCCAAAgcctccaaaaaagaaaaatgcttatGCCCCTGTGAAGGTAGATCCAGACATTGAATATGTCACACCTGGAGCCTTCGAAATGGAGAGACTATTCTGGCACGGGGGTGTAGCATATACACATGTCAATGAGGTGTGGCCCAATGTCTACATTGGCGATGA GAAGACGGCGTTAGACCGGTATAACCTGGAGAAGATGGGCATGACTCACATTCTCAATGCAGCCGACGGCAAGTGGAACGTGGGAACCGGGCCTGAATATTACAGCGACATCAACATCGACTACTACGGAGTTGAAGCTGAAGATATTCCTAGTTTCGACCTCAGTGTGTTCTTCTACCCTGCAGCACAATTTATCGACCATGCCCTCAGCAAACCCGAAA ATAAGCTTTTGGTGCACTGTGTCATGGGAAGAAGTCGATCAGCCACACTATTTCTAGCCTATCTCATGATTTACAAGGAAATTACAGTGGTTGATGCAATTAACCATGTGATAAAACACAGGTGTATCTTACCCAACCGGGGCTTTTTAAAACAGCTCCGACAGCTCGACATTGACCTTCAgattgagaggagaaacagaaaaaatgGCATCAATTCAAATgggaaataa
- the LOC136716154 gene encoding dual specificity protein phosphatase 13B, with protein sequence MALKKVQDNSAGQYETPPMSELQRLLWMNRQSTGHVNEVWPNLYIGDAYTARDKGVLFNLGITHIVNAADGRYHVNTGARFYRDMPIHYYGVEADDDPEFDLSPFFYPTAKFIRAALSQQGKVFVHCAMGVSRSATLVLAFLMICENLTLVDAIKAVCEHRDVFPNSGFLSQLRQLDLALTLQRTTK encoded by the exons ATGGCTTTGAAAAAAGTGCAGGACAACTCTGCTGGCCAGTATGAAACACCACCAATGAGTGAACTGCAGAGGCTCTTGTGGATGAACAGGCAATCTACTGGACACGTTAACGAAGTCTGGCCAAACCTCTACATTGGAGATGC GTACACTGCTCGAGACAAAGGCGTGCTGTTTAACCTGGGAATCACCCACATAGTCAACGCAGCAGACGGGCGATACCACGTCAACACTGGCGCTCGCTTCTACAGAGACATGCCCATCCATTACTACGGAGTGGAGGCAGATGACGACCCAGAGTTTGATCTCAGTCCTTTCTTTTATCCTACTGCCAAGTTCATACGAGCAGCTCTCTCCCAACAAGGCAA GGTGTTTGTCCACTGTGCAATGGGAGTCAGCCGATCTGCCACCCTTGTGTTGGCCTTCCTAATGATCTGCGAGAACCTCACACTGGTCGACGCAATCAAGGCAGTCTGTGAACACAGGGATGTTTTTCCAAATTCGGGGTTCCTGAGCCAGCTTCGACAACTGGACCTTGCTTTAACTCTCCAGAGGACGACAAAATAG